The sequence below is a genomic window from Pseudomonas cannabina.
CGATGATGGCCTGTGGACCTCTTCCATGCCCCTGGTAGACGTGACGCCTGTGGGCTATGAGCCGGGTAAGCGCGAGGCGTGGCGTGACATAATCGTCGCCACCCTGTTTCGCGACCTGCTTCAGCCACTCTGGGAAACCTTCAATCGTGTCACCGGTATTTCCCGGCGCATTCTTTGGGAAAACACCGCCGTCCGCGTCTACTCGCTGTACGACAAACGCATGGACAAGGTCGAAGACCCGCTGGTTCGCCAGCGTTATGAGGCCGATTTCGACTGGCTGCTGAATCAGGCCGACCCGACACTGTTCGGGCTGAGCTACAACCCCTTGAAACACTTTCGGCGCCCGCCGACAGTGCTGGAAACCGAGGGCAAAAGCATCCGCTTTCGTCGCACCTGCTGTTTTTATTACGACGCCAGCAACCCTGTCGAATATTGCTCCACTTGTCCGCTGCTGAGGCCCAGAAAATGTCGATGAACAAACAGATTGCACACCGTCAGCAACAGCTCAGTGACGCCGTCATCGAGCAATTCCGTGGCATCGCCGCGTCTACCATCGGCCACCTGACCGACAGCGGCTACCTGCGCGGCATCAGGCCCTTGTTCGACGGCGCGCGACTGGTCGGCAACGTCGTCACCGTCAAAGTCCACCTGCCCGACGGCAGCATTCTGCGCGACGCGCTGCTCAACAGCCTGCCCGGCGACGTGCTGGTGATCGAATGCATAGGCGACGAGCACTGC
It includes:
- a CDS encoding IucA/IucC family C-terminal-domain containing protein; the encoded protein is MSVAQAFSESEWALLSGALQLRQSNARDPRSLPARALLDDQVCEQLLAALGPIIGSPTVAITASLLAKRFSFLSTGACLYAMSVYDKGLILSLDNSVVEYAHDDGLWTSSMPLVDVTPVGYEPGKREAWRDIIVATLFRDLLQPLWETFNRVTGISRRILWENTAVRVYSLYDKRMDKVEDPLVRQRYEADFDWLLNQADPTLFGLSYNPLKHFRRPPTVLETEGKSIRFRRTCCFYYDASNPVEYCSTCPLLRPRKCR